DNA from Salvelinus alpinus chromosome 17, SLU_Salpinus.1, whole genome shotgun sequence:
aagcATGGGCGAGAGTTTGcttcccccatatttttttgcaCCAGTCTTGGCGCTATTCCTTTTGAATCCAAGTCACATTGAGATTGACTTTATAATTTCAACCTAACCTATGACCTGACCGATCACCTTTTGCATTATTGCCTTCTCTGtagattttgtatttattaaggatccccattagctgctgccaaggcaggcgtatgtgtgtctgtctcttcacagtcctcgcTGTTCTATAAGGAGTACTTTTATCCGTTTATCCTAATTTCCTACTGCTTGCagtcagttacctgatgtggaatagagttccatgaagCAATGGCACTATGTGGTAACATCCCCCAAAAAACACAATAACAAAAAACTCTGACACAAATAGTTCCGAGCCTCCACACCTGTCCAACACCAAAACTATAACTGCAACTAAATAATATAAAAACCATATAGAAATATTTTTGCGAAATAAAACTAGCAAATCAGGTCTGAAAACTAACAAACTAAACTTTAATAGAAATAAAATtaatataaaaacacaaaactTTAATAACCCTGCTGCAACATAATGTCAAACTTTGAATCAGGCAATAAGCCTTATGGAGAAAAACCTGTCAGTGACAACCTGGGGCAATTTCAAGTCAATAAGCTCAGTTGAGAAACTCTTACCATCACTAGGCCTCAGCATAAACAAGTCAGGTAAAGTAAGCAAGGAAATAACTGTGCCTTCTTGGTCTCTCAACTCTTTTTCAGTAAGATAACGTGTAGCAGGCCCGGACACTTTACagcacagggagagaaagggcaAGATGCCCCCTGAGATAAACTTGACCACATCCTGTCACCCTGCCATATTGCGCTTCTGTCGCTTCAGCACATGACACCCTGGCCAGATATGTCCTCTGATATGCCTTTTTTCCCCACCCCATTTTATACTGCAGACATTAAATCCGACCTGGTGTGAACAGCAATGCCACAgtaaaactttcaaagtttctggCTCTAGGTAGCTCAGATGAGAACATTTTGTTCTATGTAAAATGATCGTAAAAGGTCCAATTTTCAGACTAGGTACAACATTACATGACAATTGATGAGACAAAAATCATCTGAGGGATAGACAATCAGAAAGACACACTGTCCACTCCATACTCATCTTAACCACTCATTACAGAGTGCAGTGTCAGAGCCAGAGACTGATTCTATGTGCCCCCTACCTGTCAACTAGAAAAAGTGTGAGCTACAGAGCTGCTGAAACGAGTGGGGGGTGGAGTGGGGTGGCCAGCCAGAACAATGTTAATTGAAACACTGCACAGTAACAGGAAACTAGCCTAAAACAGACAGTGCAGGGCAGCAGTAGACATTTTTGAATTTGATCAGAGTTTAGCATCAGCCATTATGAGCTAATATGGTCTCTTTTGGACCAATACTTGACTTGAAGAATCTTCTCAGAACATATTCTCTGAATATCAGGCAACAACACATTGATGTAGTGTTTTCTTTGTCTTATCCCTACCCCTTCACAACCCGTCTCTCACCTTGTAAACTTGCACATGGTGGCCGCCTGAAACTTCCAAGCGAGGACCAGCACACGGAACTCGGCGGGGTCCACGTACAGGTCATTGCAGAACCTCTCCATGCCCTCCTCCAAGATAGACTCCTCCTGCGGGTCCTTGTAGCAGCAGAAAAGCTCCTCGATGCGCAGCAAGGACGGCCCCTCCCGGTCTGCCACCGAGTGCTCCTCATTCCTCAGTTCCCCCATCATAGCCGATGTGGGGATCACCGTGGTCTCCACGGTAACCTCCAAGGCATTCTTGGTGCCATTGAACATGAGCTCACTGGAGGCCTTCCTGCTCAGGGCGCTGGGCTCGTCCTTGTGCCCTCCTCCCCCACTGCCTCCCGTGCCCCCGCATTTCTTGTGGTGGGACTTGGACCCAGGCTCCTTGTCGCCACTCTTGCTGCCGAGCGAGGACGATGGGTTCTTACACTTGGTGACACACTGGCCCATGTCGCTCTCTTTGGTCCTCACGGTCTGTCCTCCCCTCCTTCAGGCCCTGCCTGCCCCACCTAGACGCCTCTGCTCTGGCCTGGTGAGATGTCTCAACATGCCCTTGGGCCCTGAGACGGAGGAGGAGTccaacacagtcacacagagtCAGCAATAAAAGTGACAATGAATCACTGGATCAACAAAGCTGCGAGTCACAAAGGGTCAAAAGCCACAACACTGAGGTAATAATTACTAGAGAAAATGACCACTAAATGCTAAAGTTAGAAAAACATATGAAGAAAGGTGGAGTGCCTGGCAGCTTTTTGAAGCCTGGCCCTGGTACCATAGAAGCTGGTACTGTACcatggagaggagggggggtccAAATCAAACTGGAGGGCTGTATAAGTACGAAACACTTATAGAGAGGAGCCTTATACAGCATGGGTTATCATAGAAACACAGAATAAAATACTTAGAGACAACAAGATGTTTTTAACCATAGAAACCACAAGATAAAACAATTAGAAGTGGTCCGACTCATACATACTACTAGCCTACACAATACCCTACCAGAATAGTTCGGAGATAGAGCAAGAAATGGGTTGGTGCTGATAAATACTTACAGACACTTCCTCAGAATGCATTGACCACTCTAGATGAAGGTGTCATCTTTTTCTGCTCCATTGTAGTGACCTTGACATCCGCAACGCTGAATGACATACACCATCTTGTCACCATAAGCATAATGTCATACAGGGGTGTTGTTCTCCCACGTGTAGATTcagtttgtttacttgctgtGAATTTGTAATTTGAGATCGAGAAAGCAGTCAGTTACTACATAGAAGGGTATTCCGACAGCAAACTATAGCAACAAATATGCCCAAGCCTTCTCCTTTGTGGGAGCTTTTAATTATATACATTTGAAATATTTTGTGACTCATGAGAAATTCATGATAGCTTCCAGCTGTCGCAAGATTCATAAGCCACCTAGCAATTTCTCATGATTTGACGATGACACATTTAGCTACTAGAGAACCACCCCTGATCACATTTAGCTATTGAAACTATTCATGAGGAATGGAACTTCCGATCTAGTTCCCCGTGGACATGTACAGGTAAAAAGACCTCCTGTAAAGCTTGCAGTGCTTTTAATTATGTTCACCCCATTCTATTATGGCAAATGGAGATTATTGTTTTAGCTAGCTGAATAGGAACACATCTACCATTTCAATACTGAGGGGAATATCTAGTTAACATAGCTATCTACGTAACTATTTAGTTAGCAACCCATTTATCAAAATAACACTGCCAGAAAGAATCTAAACTAGCTagtctagctaacgttaactcaTCTGAACGCGGCGTTGGCTAGTTGGGTCTTTTAGTTTGACCAACTAACAACATGCTGCCCTAATCAACATGACTGTCTAACAACTTCAGTAGCTGAATTCCATGACAAAATATAGCTTCGTTCGTGGCTTGCTATACTTCGCCGCCATCATACACTAGCTAGTGGCTGTCTAACTAGCACGTCATGTAGCTAGAGCGCTAACTTTacagataacgttagctagctagcatgccatAGCTATAAACTTGTTTAGATAGTGAACAACAAACGTACCTTTTAAAAAGAAATGATTGTCTTGAAAATCGCGTACATCACTCCAATAACATTAGCTAGTAAAACAaaacgttagcttgctagcttaGGACACGACACAAACATCCCCACATAGCTAAAaagctagcaaacgttagctagtCAGCATCATAAACAAAACCGAGCGTTTCAGTTGACTTTTGCCTGATAAGAACGCACCTGGTTTGCAAACAACCGCCCTAAACGACTGACTTCTACTTTAAATTGACTGCTAAATCAAACAACTCAGATGAACCAGTACGAAAGGCTTACAGATTCTTTGTGTTTCGCCCTTATGTGGATATTAAGGGAATTTTCCCTGCATCACTTCCTCCCCGCAGAGCACCCCACCAGCGAGACATCTAGAAAGGTATGATAACCACTGATCTACAATGGATAAGGATGGGCTCCCCTGTTTAGATTTAGTTAAACATTGAAGTGGCTGGCAAAAATTCAAACGAACAGTAATCAACATTATGTATTAGGTGAAATCTTCCTCTTTGGGGTTGAACTTACATTTTGACTtttgagctcccgagtggcgcagcggtctaagacactacaTGTTTGtgatagaggcatcactacagaccctggttcgattccaggctgtatcacaaccggccgtgattgagagtcccatagggcggcgcacaattggctcagcgtcgtccgggtttggccgtaattgtaaataagaatgtgtacttgcctagtcaaataaaggttaaataaaaaatgaaattgtTTCGTAGCGACTTTGCAACACACTGATTGCTGCGAACGCGTTAATCAAATTACGTCAGTGTAATCGTCATCTCTATGCGACATGTTGACTAAAACGCTCACAGCATAGCAGGTAGGTCAAGTAATTCATAATACGACTATTTTGCAAATCAGCATTAGGAATTAATGTTATTGTAATGTTGACATACACCGTTAGATATTCCTGTCCTAGATTACATTAAAGATAAGCATGTCATCATTAGCCAGGTATATTGGCTTGTCACTCTGCTAactcttttttaaatgtattttttaatgtAGAAAAACCAGTATGCATACAAGAAGTATACAAATAGATAATGATAACATATGCTAGGGGGTACAACAAATGACATATTATACAAAAACATTAAAAGAAACACACATATTGATTGTTTTAACAGCTTTCTTCTTAGAAGAATGTTGAATAGTCTGCTCGAATGTACTGCTCGAATTCCTTACAGAAAACACTGAAGTGTTTTTTTATTAGATATTAGTGAATTTACATTTATGAatatgacatttttccattagcacAATTAGATTTGAGgtaaaatagtttttatttatCCTTATTATGGTTAAGGAAACCGAGCAGCACATTCTCCCATAAAAAAGTCACCCTGCTTGCTCACGTTAGCCCATGTTCATCAGCGTGATGCAGACCCCAGCGAGCTAATCAAAATTAAATCGACTCTGAAAATCAGTTCATTTAATTCTAGTGTATATACGATCAATGTCACCAGGGATGGGCTGTATGTGAAGGACTGTACTAAGCTGATAGCTATCTAGTGATTCTAGTCCCTGCtacaatgaaaaaaaaaaattccCGATGTTATATTGCCACCTAGTGGTTTATTTAAACATGCGCGTACATGTATTATTTCCCCACACTTTCCAGCAGTAAACCTActtctgtttcagtaataattcaaagcagttaacccacggcCATATATATTTCTTTTCAACTATCCAATGATGTTTGATCAGTGGTTATATCATTTCAAACAGGGTCCCAGTCTGACTCCCTGCATATGTTCTTTATATCCCCTGCTTTGTGTTGTTTTTAGACCAAATGACGTCAGCCACACGTAATCAGGTCCTGTCACTGTATATGAGGGTATTTCGGATCGCCCGGGGCTGGCAGTCCACACTCCCACAAGAGACTGAGAGCGAGAGACTGTACATTGTCCAGGAGGCCCAGACCCTCTTCAGACAGAACCAACAGGTAAAGATagtagggatgggcatttgacaTTATTTGACTGTTCGCATATTTTTTTTTCAAGTACTCGAATGGAAAAAGCCTTTTTGGGGAATGACCAATAATTGTCCAAGACCATATATCAGGCCGATATAGGCCTTTTCTAGTCCATCCCCTTCTATCGGCTATGCCGATAGTCCCTTTACATAGCAAAACTGCTGCTATGCCAGCCACTTCTGGCATAGCAGCACTGCACAATGCTGAGGAATGTCTAGCTGGGAaaatcagcagtagtagtaagcTTGCTCATTCTCCAACAGAAAGGTGCACTGTTGAGAAATTGATTCATTGAGACAGTGACCAAAATCAAACTCCTGTTGCAAATATTAGTTTAGTTAATTCACTAACAATAAGTCTTGTGTCAACGTGCCCGGACATGCATGCATTAagcaagcaagctagctagctaagcagaTAAATATGacttgcagtggtggaaaaagtacccaattgtcatacttgagtaaaagtaaagatacttttatagaaaacgactcaagtaaaagtcacccagtaaaatactacttcagtaaaagtctaaaagtatttgtttttaaatgtacttgagtatcaaaagtaaatgtaattgctaaaatatacttaattatcaaaagtagaagtataaatcatttcaaattccttatattaagcaagccagacagcacaattttcttgttttttaaattcatggatagccaggggcacactccaacactcaaatTGACAAAGGAagcaaatcaaactttatttgtcacatgtgccgaagacaacaagtgtagactttagcgtgaaatgcttacttacaagcccttaaccaacagtgcagttcaagaagatttaagaaaataaactcagcaaaaaaagaaacgtcctctcactgttaacTTATGTTAATTaaagcaacagctctggtggacattcctccagtcagcatgccaattgcacgctccctcaaaacaaacttgagacatctgtgtcattgtgttgtgtgtcaaaactgcacattttagtggccttttattgtccccagcacaatgtgcacttgtgcaatgatcatgccttttaatcagcttctttctatgccacacctgtcacgtggatggattattttagcaaatgctcattaacagggatgtaaacaaatttgtgagagaaataagccttttgtgtgtgtggagggaacGGTTGGAACGCAATTGAGTGAATGAGACACAGAGGGGAAAGGGAATTTATGGAGAAGAACAGTGTGATGCTTGGCTTGGTTTCTTTTTTGTTGTGCCCCGCAAATGCACATGTACAAATTGAACACTAGAGTCGAAGCAAATTAACGTTGTCTTCAAGACAAAATGTAACTTGCCGGTTCAGGTAGCCACAAAGCTCATTCCACCAAATAATTTTACAGTATTTGAAAAAAAATGTGATCTTTGGTTAAAGATCGAGATTTGACGTCCGTTGAGTACTCTATTACTCATTCCTATCCCTAAAGGTTGTCTGGTGTAGCTCAAATTCTTCTTTATCTGTTGTTCTGTGTATCCCTTTTAGCTGACAGATCATACTGAAATAAAGAAGTGCATAGACGAATGTGAGGCAAGGATAGGAATTGGTAAGTGTCAATGACTGACGTTTTTAATGATTTAATTTAGCAATGTATCTGGATAATTCACACACTGTTCACACTTAAATGCTTTGGTGTGAGAATGTGACATTTTTCCCCACTCTAATTTGCAGGTCTTCATTACAGGAATCCCTATCCAAGACCTGTAAGTGACAGACATCTAAACCAGAACAAATGTTTCTCTCTCAGGAACTATTGTGTCATTTCACTATTGTCTAATGTAATGGTTTTATTTTGGTTCTTTAATTGCAGCTCTACCTGCCTATAATGGGACTGGCAACCCAGAAAGGCAGGAAGCTGAAAGCACAGCAACGTATGAGGAAGCAGGCCAAGCCGGTTTACTTACAGTCACATGACGAAGACAGTTGAGACTAGATTAACTCATGTTGCCAAGGACAGGAAGACTGTCACTGGCTGATCTCAGGAGGAGTTGAGTTCATATGACCACAAAGTAATTTATATCCAATGTTCATCACGCACATCAATGTTCATCAAGCACATTTCAATGTGCACTGAAATATCCAATCCATCATGTCTGTGCAACAGTATACTTTACCAAGTATATTTATGcatgcatttcctgacaaaagcTGTTATGTAAATGTCAGTCTTGTCTGTCCCATAAGATAGTCAGCCAAAAAGATGTATGATATTGTTTTGACTGTATTTATTCTTTCAATAAATTGAGTTTTGATAAATACCACTCCTCTGCATTTATGCTTTCAATAAATAGATAAAAAGTCAGATGAAATCTGTCAGGTAGAAAAATACTTATATTCCTCAGTACTTTTCcgatactttttagccagtagttctgaaagtagcgctcacgagcattactcatctcatatgtttatactgtactctataccatctactgcatcttgcatcttgcatcttgccatcttgcatcttgttcggccatcgctcatccatatatttatatgtacatattcttattcattcctttacacttgtgtgtaaatggtagttgttgtgaaattgttagattacttgttagatattactgcagggtcggaactagaagcacaagcattttgctacactcgcattaacatctgcaaaccatgtgtgtgtgaccaatacaatttgatttgatttgattacatttGATACCAGTTGGTATTGAAAGGACCTCACCTTTTCATCCTTCTTCATGAAATTGAACTCAGGCAGAGGACGAACCTCGCTTTTAATTCACACCTTTTCCGTGTACCCCGgagaatgaaaggggttcttcaacaaaaagtcCACAACATTTTCGGCAGCGTTGGTCattcttgtcacaccctgatctgtttcacctgtccttgtctccacccccctccaggtgtcgcccatcttccccacttccccacgtatttatacctgtgttttctgtctgtctgtgccagttcgtcttgtttgccaagtcaaccagcgtttttctgtCAGCTCATGTTTTCCCCCAGTCTATCTTTTTCTCGTccccctggttttgacccttgcctgcccctgacctcgagcctgcctgctgcCCTTTACCGTTTTGGACTCTGCCCTGGCTATGAACGCTTGCCTGTCACCGACCTGCCTTTTGTCTATCCCttagattataataaataccagaGCTCAAACCATCTGTtatcctgtgtctgcatctgggtctcgccttgtgttgTTATAATTCTACCATTCTGGCATAGAAAACTGCACACTCGCGCTGGTAGCTAGCTACTGAATTTAGCAAGGCAAGTGTAAATTAGTTGCACTAACtggacacaaaaataaagttctaaaCCCAAGAAAACTATTTATAATATACCTCCATCTTCTGTAATTTGAAAAAACTAGTTAGAATTGAATAATATCCCAAAAGTGCTCATCACTCTTAATCTCTATCCAACAATATCACCATGCTTCTCAACACATATAACCCCCATAGCGCTCTGTGGCACAGTCCCAATACAACACAATAGGTTAATTATCTTATCCTACttctatgattggatggacaaccatgtcagttcata
Protein-coding regions in this window:
- the lyrm1 gene encoding LYR motif containing protein 1 translates to MTSATRNQVLSLYMRVFRIARGWQSTLPQETESERLYIVQEAQTLFRQNQQLTDHTEIKKCIDECEARIGIGLHYRNPYPRPLYLPIMGLATQKGRKLKAQQRMRKQAKPVYLQSHDEDS